A section of the Flavobacterium sp. CG_23.5 genome encodes:
- a CDS encoding DUF2721 domain-containing protein: MTLHIETPALLFSATSLILLAYTNRFLTVATIVRGLKKTYKEKENKMILLEIKNLNLRLTLIRYMQMAGVLSLFLSVFTMLLLFLEQQVGGIYLFGLSLLCLLISLGLSFWEINISVDALRLHLSDLIQK, from the coding sequence ATGACTTTACACATCGAAACCCCTGCCCTGCTTTTCTCCGCCACTTCTTTAATATTATTGGCCTACACCAACCGGTTTTTGACTGTCGCCACTATCGTTAGAGGATTGAAAAAAACATACAAAGAGAAAGAAAACAAAATGATTTTGTTGGAAATAAAAAATCTGAACCTGCGATTAACCCTTATCCGCTATATGCAAATGGCGGGTGTGTTGAGTTTATTTTTATCGGTATTTACAATGTTATTATTATTTTTAGAGCAACAAGTGGGTGGAATTTATCTTTTTGGATTGAGCTTGCTTTGTTTACTTATTTCGTTGGGATTATCGTTTTGGGAAATTAATATTTCAGTCGATGCATTACGATTGCATTTAAGTGATCTGATTCAGAAATAA